From one Methermicoccus shengliensis DSM 18856 genomic stretch:
- a CDS encoding glycosyltransferase family 4 protein — translation MRILHLYDGHERVLAGEGSVPTVVYELARHTARLGHEVVVLERRWRGLDHHEERDGVLFERFDLNVCPNVSNAVPVYTMMKSPLGVLRLVVDRALFALKARRYLDGFDVVHVHLPFAANVLLALDGSLGKRMVYTVHADEYRLGLSRFLKPPLVTRAFSPDLYLMRRVKKSVLLNESIMSKIVEKGIKKESLEAIPNGVNLHWFDFTDNEGIKNSYGFDDFVVLFVGTLTPRKGVEYLVKALHLIGDEKVQLVIAGNDRADVSYSSKIKDYVERKRINVRFMGFLHPKMLKGLYAVCDVFVLPSLEEGFGMVLTEAMASGKPLVGTRVGGIPMQIRDGWNGFLVEPANEEQLAERIEYLIENEEERKRMGKNSRRLAEEEFSWERIAKRYVEVYEEVSG, via the coding sequence ATGAGGATTCTCCACCTGTATGACGGGCACGAGCGCGTGCTCGCTGGGGAGGGCTCTGTGCCCACGGTGGTGTACGAGCTTGCACGGCACACTGCACGACTGGGGCACGAGGTGGTGGTGCTGGAGAGGCGCTGGAGGGGACTCGACCATCATGAGGAGAGGGATGGCGTGCTCTTTGAGAGGTTTGACCTGAACGTGTGTCCGAACGTGTCCAACGCCGTCCCCGTGTACACCATGATGAAGAGCCCCCTTGGTGTGTTAAGGCTCGTCGTGGATAGGGCGCTGTTTGCCCTTAAGGCGAGAAGGTACCTCGATGGGTTCGATGTGGTGCACGTGCATCTGCCCTTTGCCGCCAACGTGCTTTTGGCACTGGATGGCTCGCTGGGAAAGAGGATGGTGTACACTGTCCATGCAGATGAGTATCGCTTAGGACTAAGCAGATTTCTTAAGCCCCCATTAGTGACAAGGGCTTTCTCGCCCGATTTGTATTTGATGAGGAGAGTTAAAAAGAGCGTTCTTTTAAATGAGTCTATAATGAGTAAGATTGTCGAGAAGGGAATTAAAAAAGAGAGCTTAGAAGCAATACCCAATGGTGTAAACCTACATTGGTTTGACTTTACTGATAATGAGGGGATAAAAAATAGCTATGGGTTCGATGACTTTGTGGTGTTGTTCGTGGGGACACTAACACCAAGAAAGGGTGTGGAGTACCTTGTGAAGGCCCTACACCTCATTGGAGATGAGAAGGTACAGCTTGTGATAGCTGGAAACGACAGGGCGGACGTGAGCTACTCATCCAAGATAAAAGACTATGTCGAGAGGAAGAGGATTAATGTGAGGTTCATGGGGTTCCTTCATCCTAAGATGCTTAAAGGGCTGTATGCGGTGTGCGATGTGTTCGTTCTGCCATCCCTCGAGGAAGGCTTTGGCATGGTGCTCACCGAAGCGATGGCATCTGGAAAGCCCCTCGTGGGCACGAGAGTAGGGGGGATACCCATGCAGATACGGGATGGATGGAACGGCTTTCTGGTAGAGCCTGCGAATGAAGAGCAGCTCGCGGAGAGGATAGAGTATTTAATTGAGAACGAGGAAGAAAGAAAAAGAATGGGTAAAAACAGCCGAAGGCTCGCCGAGGAGGAGTTTTCGTGGGAGCGGATTGCGAAGAGGTATGTAGAGGTGTATGAGGAAGTCAGTGGGTGA
- a CDS encoding glycosyltransferase family 4 protein, which translates to MRIAFVYDAVYPWVKGGAEKRVYEIGRRLAKRGHDVHWFGLRWWGGERDRELDGIHLHGVGAPRELYVNGRRSISEGVLFGMSTLTGLKGEFDVIDCQEFPYFSCFSAKVRSAIGGAPLVITWHEVWKEYWMRYLGWRGIFGKWAELLTARLTSHNIAVSHRTRDDLHEVGVRGVEVIPNGIELEHIRRIAPSESASDIIFAGRLIRDKNVDVLLGAVHILKKYMPNVVCLIVGDGPERKRLEALARGLGISGNVRFMGTLDSHDEVIAHMKSSRVFVLPSTREGFGIVALEANACGLPVVTVKHKLNAACDIACGLLCELSPESMAQKILEGMERGGELAGLCVESAKRYDWEAITTQLERYYGEIA; encoded by the coding sequence GTGAGAATCGCCTTCGTGTACGATGCCGTGTACCCGTGGGTGAAGGGAGGAGCTGAGAAAAGAGTGTACGAGATTGGAAGGAGGCTCGCCAAGAGGGGACACGATGTACACTGGTTTGGCTTGAGGTGGTGGGGTGGGGAAAGAGATAGGGAGCTGGACGGCATCCATCTGCATGGCGTTGGCGCACCGAGGGAGCTGTACGTAAATGGCAGGCGCTCGATATCCGAGGGGGTGCTGTTTGGAATGAGCACCCTGACGGGGCTCAAGGGTGAGTTCGACGTGATAGACTGTCAGGAGTTTCCGTACTTCTCGTGCTTTTCTGCCAAGGTGCGCTCTGCCATCGGAGGCGCTCCCCTCGTAATCACGTGGCACGAGGTGTGGAAGGAATACTGGATGCGCTACTTGGGATGGAGGGGCATATTCGGAAAATGGGCAGAGCTGCTTACGGCAAGGCTCACTTCACACAACATCGCAGTATCGCACAGGACCAGAGATGACCTGCACGAGGTTGGCGTGAGGGGTGTGGAGGTAATACCCAACGGCATAGAGCTCGAGCATATCAGGAGGATAGCCCCCTCCGAGAGTGCATCAGACATCATTTTCGCTGGAAGGCTAATAAGGGATAAAAATGTCGATGTGCTGCTCGGGGCGGTGCACATCCTCAAGAAGTATATGCCTAATGTCGTGTGCCTCATAGTGGGTGATGGGCCAGAGAGGAAGAGGCTCGAGGCACTCGCACGAGGGCTTGGGATTTCTGGCAACGTGAGGTTCATGGGAACGCTGGATAGCCACGACGAGGTGATAGCGCACATGAAGTCCTCCCGCGTGTTCGTGCTGCCCTCCACGAGGGAGGGGTTTGGAATTGTTGCACTTGAGGCAAATGCGTGCGGTCTGCCAGTAGTCACGGTGAAGCACAAACTAAACGCTGCATGCGATATAGCGTGTGGACTTCTGTGTGAGCTCTCCCCAGAGAGCATGGCACAGAAGATATTGGAGGGTATGGAGAGAGGAGGGGAGCTGGCTGGGCTGTGCGTGGAGAGCGCCAAGAGGTACGACTGGGAAGCCATTACCACACAGCTCGAGCGCTACTATGGGGAGATTGCATGA
- a CDS encoding glycosyltransferase family 2 protein, producing the protein MPEVSVVLPTRNEREGIGECIRTIQQVFEREGIDGEIIVADSSTDDTPSIARSLGARVVKPDRLGYGYAYRVGFASARGRYIVMGDADGTYDFSELPRLLEPLKNGADMVIGSRFRGTMEKGAMPWLHRHIGNPILTWFLNVFFKAGVSDAHSGFRAFSSEALQRMRLRSSGMEFASEMVMEAVRRGLRIEEVPITYRRRMGDSKLNSFSDGWRHLKFMLLHTPKHLYYLPGLVMFTLGMVVVLLMSVFDVWVGGVHLGIHSMFAASLLAILGYQLVSLGLFSAVYGHGRGVLDYDRITHFIIEHAPLERGAAVGAAIFLLGFVYTAYLVVQWVGSGFTYLPVLKHDVLAFTLLVIGAQTFFFSFFLSMLGEGK; encoded by the coding sequence ATGCCAGAGGTGTCGGTGGTCCTTCCCACGAGGAACGAGCGGGAGGGCATAGGGGAGTGCATACGCACCATTCAGCAGGTGTTCGAGCGAGAGGGCATTGACGGCGAGATTATCGTGGCGGACAGCTCCACCGATGACACACCAAGCATCGCCCGCTCCCTTGGGGCGAGAGTGGTAAAGCCAGACAGGCTGGGCTATGGCTATGCATACAGGGTGGGCTTTGCCAGCGCCCGTGGAAGATACATCGTGATGGGCGATGCCGATGGCACGTACGACTTCTCCGAGCTTCCAAGGCTCTTGGAGCCCCTGAAGAACGGTGCGGACATGGTGATTGGCAGCAGGTTCAGGGGCACCATGGAGAAGGGGGCGATGCCGTGGCTGCACCGTCACATAGGAAACCCCATCCTCACGTGGTTTTTGAACGTGTTCTTCAAGGCGGGCGTGAGCGATGCCCACAGCGGCTTTCGGGCGTTCTCCTCTGAGGCGCTCCAGAGAATGCGCCTTCGCTCCTCTGGCATGGAGTTCGCCTCCGAGATGGTGATGGAGGCAGTGAGAAGGGGGCTCAGGATAGAGGAGGTGCCCATCACGTATCGAAGGCGCATGGGGGACTCCAAGCTGAACTCGTTTTCAGATGGGTGGAGGCACCTGAAGTTCATGCTGCTGCACACTCCAAAGCACCTGTACTACCTTCCGGGGCTCGTGATGTTCACGCTCGGCATGGTGGTGGTGCTGCTGATGAGCGTCTTCGATGTGTGGGTGGGAGGAGTCCATCTTGGCATACACTCGATGTTTGCAGCCTCCCTGCTCGCGATACTGGGCTACCAGCTCGTGTCCCTCGGGCTGTTCTCAGCGGTGTACGGGCATGGCAGGGGCGTGCTCGACTACGACCGCATCACACACTTCATCATCGAGCACGCCCCCCTCGAACGAGGGGCAGCGGTGGGGGCTGCCATCTTTCTTCTGGGCTTTGTGTACACTGCATATCTCGTCGTGCAGTGGGTGGGCAGTGGTTTTACATATCTTCCTGTTCTGAAGCACGATGTGCTCGCCTTCACGCTGCTCGTGATAGGCGCGCAGACGTTCTTCTTCTCGTTCTTTTTGAGCATGCTGGGGGAGGGGAAGTGA
- a CDS encoding methyltransferase domain-containing protein yields the protein MLQEVAMSIQSKTPSSWTSSSTGAAKHQRSWRWGGGSGYMLDLVASHAGISNLYNCELVAHAYRQQVNEHINLVGGDACHLPFKDGTFDFLIAKNLLHHLVGMTRGRSKKKAGDAIREFKRVVRKGGYIVLLEQYNEHEFFASALFYISLLFSFLNISIRWFGWNRKVIVSFLTPQQIKSLFAESGMRIELLRCYPLAVPRRLKYTLLMSKIGRMLLVATRDGIT from the coding sequence ATGCTGCAAGAAGTGGCTATGTCCATCCAGAGCAAGACCCCATCATCTTGGACTTCATCAAGCACAGGTGCAGCCAAGCATCAAAGGTCTTGGAGGTGGGGGGGGGGCAGCGGGTACATGCTCGACTTGGTTGCATCTCACGCGGGCATATCCAACCTCTATAACTGCGAGCTCGTTGCACATGCCTACAGGCAGCAGGTAAATGAGCACATAAATCTGGTTGGCGGCGATGCCTGCCATCTGCCGTTTAAGGATGGCACCTTCGATTTTCTGATTGCCAAGAACCTCCTGCATCACCTTGTGGGGATGACGAGAGGAAGGTCAAAGAAAAAGGCGGGAGATGCCATTAGGGAGTTTAAAAGGGTCGTTAGGAAAGGAGGATACATCGTCCTGCTTGAACAATACAACGAGCACGAGTTTTTCGCCTCTGCGCTCTTCTATATCTCGCTTCTCTTCTCATTTCTCAACATCAGCATCAGATGGTTTGGGTGGAACAGAAAGGTGATTGTGTCATTTTTAACACCCCAGCAGATAAAAAGCCTTTTTGCCGAAAGCGGCATGAGGATTGAGCTACTAAGATGCTATCCGCTGGCAGTGCCAAGAAGGCTCAAGTATACTCTTCTGATGTCCAAGATAGGGCGAATGCTGCTGGTTGCCACACGCGATGGCATAACTTAA
- a CDS encoding ATP-binding protein — MKFVDRVEELKALGERLDSDIFELIVIYGKRRVGKTRLVLEAVKEREHVYYLAVEGDNLRHFKRLASKLVPEISYAQEDWEAYFNFLKGKVVVIDEFPNLIKEDQKVVSLFQRAVDLILGNTGTKLILLGSSISMMSDRVLSYKSPLYGRFASMKLRPLKFFHLREFFPNLQWEELVEIYGFADGIPYHLEKVKPPFWKWLEGELKRPDTFLKDELDFLIKYEFSDVTTYKKILEAVALGKNTPKEIREHLKAKHSDITQYLKNLMETEFLVKRVPVTENASSKKGRYFIGDNFVAFWFRYIYPNLSAIEEGIFDLGEIKKDCANYLGMVFEGIARQFLIELNRRERLPFKFSKIGGWWHKGEEVDLLALNEREKKALLVEVKWRELSERDIDRILGDLGRKAELIGLEGYEKYYGIVARRVSEKDELIWDLKDFQEVDDHRQS; from the coding sequence ATGAAGTTCGTTGACAGAGTGGAGGAGCTGAAGGCTCTGGGAGAAAGGCTGGACAGCGACATATTCGAGCTTATCGTGATCTACGGTAAGAGGAGAGTTGGCAAAACCCGCCTAGTCCTTGAGGCGGTAAAGGAGAGAGAACACGTATATTACTTAGCGGTGGAAGGGGACAACCTCAGGCACTTCAAGCGATTGGCTTCGAAACTCGTCCCGGAAATTTCCTACGCTCAGGAAGACTGGGAAGCCTATTTCAACTTTCTGAAGGGTAAGGTTGTCGTAATAGATGAGTTCCCCAACCTCATTAAGGAGGACCAAAAAGTCGTGTCGCTCTTCCAGCGTGCAGTCGATCTGATTCTCGGTAATACAGGCACGAAGCTCATACTGCTTGGTTCGTCGATCTCCATGATGAGCGACAGGGTTCTGAGTTACAAAAGCCCGCTTTACGGAAGGTTTGCATCGATGAAGCTAAGGCCATTGAAGTTCTTCCACCTCAGGGAGTTCTTCCCCAACCTCCAGTGGGAGGAGCTCGTCGAGATATATGGATTCGCAGATGGAATCCCTTATCACCTCGAAAAAGTTAAACCGCCCTTCTGGAAGTGGCTCGAAGGAGAGCTGAAGAGGCCCGATACTTTCCTGAAAGATGAGCTCGACTTCCTGATAAAGTACGAGTTCAGCGATGTGACAACGTACAAGAAGATTCTCGAAGCAGTGGCTCTCGGCAAAAACACGCCGAAAGAGATCAGAGAACACCTGAAAGCAAAACATTCGGACATCACACAGTATCTGAAAAATCTGATGGAAACTGAATTCCTTGTGAAGAGAGTTCCCGTAACTGAGAATGCAAGCTCGAAGAAGGGGAGATACTTTATCGGAGATAACTTCGTAGCATTCTGGTTCCGCTACATATATCCGAACCTTTCAGCCATCGAGGAAGGTATTTTCGATCTCGGAGAAATTAAGAAGGACTGCGCGAACTACCTGGGCATGGTTTTCGAGGGTATTGCGAGGCAGTTCCTCATTGAGCTCAACAGGCGTGAAAGGCTTCCCTTCAAATTCTCCAAGATCGGAGGATGGTGGCATAAGGGTGAGGAGGTAGATCTGCTGGCGTTAAACGAGCGTGAGAAGAAGGCTCTGTTGGTGGAGGTCAAGTGGAGAGAGCTGAGCGAAAGAGATATCGACAGAATTCTCGGAGACCTCGGGAGGAAAGCTGAGCTCATTGGGCTCGAAGGTTATGAGAAGTATTATGGCATAGTTGCAAGGAGAGTTTCTGAGAAAGATGAGCTCATTTGGGACTTGAAAGACTTTCAGGAGGTTGACGACCATCGTCAATCATGA
- a CDS encoding PIN domain-containing protein, whose amino-acid sequence MKNRHEDYLILYESVKDLYSLLNIEILPHPKTKIMDSLIKKYKLPPRDLVHIATAIENNCNHFLTLDSDFKQISEEIEVIEDDHD is encoded by the coding sequence ATAAAGAACAGGCACGAAGATTATCTAATCCTCTATGAGAGTGTCAAAGACCTGTACTCCTTACTCAATATTGAAATCTTACCTCATCCGAAAACAAAAATTATGGACAGCTTGATCAAGAAGTACAAACTTCCTCCGCGGGATTTGGTACATATAGCAACCGCAATTGAAAACAACTGCAATCATTTTTTAACACTTGACAGCGACTTCAAGCAAATCAGCGAGGAAATAGAAGTCATCGAGGATGATCATGATTGA
- a CDS encoding PIN domain-containing protein, with translation MGVVYLDSGILVDLLLGSSTRRLAIKSIIAGKKRVTSVISLCEVLYVSTALSAERIYGNRGRSAVSL, from the coding sequence ATGGGTGTAGTCTACCTGGATTCCGGTATTTTGGTGGATCTTCTACTCGGAAGCAGTACAAGAAGACTGGCTATTAAATCCATTATAGCTGGAAAAAAGAGGGTTACGTCGGTAATATCTCTATGTGAAGTTCTTTATGTTTCTACAGCTTTAAGTGCCGAAAGGATTTACGGGAACAGAGGTCGTAGCGCTGTAAGCTTATAA
- a CDS encoding antitoxin family protein, translating into MVVNVKAIEVVYENGVFKPIKKVDLPEGIKLTVLVEEFGEIDEISNRVKNIAGEASREKIIEILGEAWV; encoded by the coding sequence GTGGTGGTAAATGTGAAGGCGATTGAAGTTGTTTATGAGAATGGTGTTTTTAAACCCATAAAAAAAGTAGACCTACCCGAAGGGATAAAACTGACGGTATTGGTTGAAGAATTTGGTGAAATCGACGAGATATCAAACAGAGTTAAGAACATAGCCGGTGAAGCATCCAGGGAAAAAATTATTGAAATACTGGGTGAAGCATGGGTGTAG
- a CDS encoding UDP-N-acetylglucosamine 2-epimerase has product MELEANARLALTNSGGVQALRDNTERPETLEVGSNVLAGTRPERILEGVRVILDRENGWEDPFGEAGEEVVGLIRTDLNTSQTKE; this is encoded by the coding sequence TTGGAGCTGGAAGCCAATGCAAGACTGGCTTTAACCAACTCAGGAGGTGTGCAGGCTTTGAGAGATAACACAGAGAGGCCGGAGACGTTGGAGGTGGGTTCAAATGTTCTGGCTGGAACAAGACCGGAGAGGATACTGGAAGGAGTGCGAGTGATACTTGACAGGGAGAACGGCTGGGAGGATCCATTTGGTGAGGCTGGGGAGGAGGTTGTGGGGCTAATCCGAACAGATTTAAATACTTCTCAAACGAAGGAATAG
- a CDS encoding DNA-binding protein: MVLVDNTVLSNFAKVNRVDLLKGAFEKVYVTEQVLEEFRVGVRRGVLPDVTLDFEVVEVREDELELYNALRVKLGKEEASCLTIAKNRNMKVLTDDSDARKVANL; this comes from the coding sequence ATGGTTTTAGTCGATAATACTGTTCTTTCGAACTTTGCAAAGGTGAATAGGGTAGACCTGCTTAAAGGGGCTTTTGAGAAAGTATACGTAACAGAGCAGGTTTTGGAGGAGTTTAGAGTAGGCGTTAGGAGAGGAGTTTTACCTGACGTAACTCTTGATTTTGAAGTGGTAGAGGTAAGGGAAGATGAACTTGAGCTCTACAACGCTTTGAGGGTAAAACTGGGAAAGGAAGAGGCATCTTGCTTAACTATCGCAAAGAACCGCAACATGAAAGTTCTAACAGACGATTCAGATGCAAGGAAGGTTGCGAACCTTTAG
- a CDS encoding nucleotidyltransferase domain-containing protein: MLVELFKSEERLRILYYSLYQRDFTVTQVSRETGVTKGLVSRYLNKLTEFGLLVKHGRVYRFGDSAMIRVIKLLLNLNKIDEDSLKRDWIKGFGLFGSWAKGTNTDESDLDVWIKTETYPSEFELGKLQKKLREMVGTEVNLVVLTHQKIKELKEKDRPFYNSIVNDSIVLWGESIEL, from the coding sequence ATGCTTGTTGAGCTGTTTAAAAGTGAAGAGCGCCTGAGGATCCTTTATTATTCTCTTTATCAGAGAGATTTCACTGTAACGCAAGTTTCAAGAGAGACCGGTGTGACAAAGGGTTTAGTTTCAAGATATCTGAATAAGTTAACCGAGTTTGGGTTGCTCGTTAAGCATGGTAGGGTCTATCGATTCGGGGATTCAGCTATGATAAGGGTAATTAAGCTGCTGCTCAATCTAAATAAAATAGATGAGGATTCATTGAAACGTGATTGGATTAAGGGTTTCGGACTATTCGGAAGCTGGGCTAAAGGTACAAATACAGATGAGAGCGATTTGGACGTCTGGATTAAGACCGAAACTTACCCTTCTGAGTTCGAGCTCGGTAAACTGCAGAAAAAGCTGAGAGAGATGGTTGGAACCGAAGTAAATCTTGTTGTTTTAACACATCAAAAAATTAAAGAGTTAAAGGAGAAAGATAGGCCCTTCTATAATTCCATAGTAAATGATTCGATAGTGCTCTGGGGGGAATCAATTGAATTATGA
- a CDS encoding HEPN domain-containing protein: protein MNYEECFRRGLLRYVEPSKEKSQESIKRAKEWLNEAMINFESGAFRSALLSTYLAVFHSARAVLFRDGVREKSHYCVGVYLEKYVNQNLLEEKWVVVFDRMRSTRHEDQYTFHAPTSEEVKSSIDTARQFIKRMEELLEIASDD, encoded by the coding sequence TTGAATTATGAAGAATGCTTCAGGCGAGGCCTACTGCGTTATGTAGAGCCCTCAAAAGAAAAAAGTCAGGAATCGATAAAACGGGCGAAGGAATGGCTTAATGAAGCAATGATAAATTTTGAATCCGGTGCTTTTAGATCAGCTTTATTATCAACATACCTGGCTGTGTTTCACTCTGCAAGAGCAGTACTTTTCAGGGATGGTGTTAGGGAGAAAAGTCACTACTGTGTTGGTGTTTACCTTGAAAAGTACGTCAACCAGAATTTACTGGAGGAAAAATGGGTTGTGGTTTTTGACAGAATGAGAAGCACTCGCCATGAGGATCAATACACATTTCATGCTCCTACAAGTGAAGAAGTGAAATCCAGTATCGATACTGCCAGACAATTTATCAAGAGGATGGAGGAATTGTTAGAGATTGCTTCTGATGATTAA